In the Sebastes fasciatus isolate fSebFas1 chromosome 20, fSebFas1.pri, whole genome shotgun sequence genome, one interval contains:
- the h1-0 gene encoding histone H1.0 — protein MAETSTTPAKAKKAAKPKKPAAHPKYSEMIKAAIVNDGTRGGASRQAILKYVKKNYKVGNNADVQIKLALRRLVGNGILRHTRGMGASGSFKLIVDDSKKSVSTKAPAPAAKPRKAVKPKAKKAAKPKKVIKTPEKPKKVTPVKKVKKVVKKASPVKPKKTPAKKTPAKKASKPKPAKKALKPKAKAAKKTSKAGKKK, from the coding sequence ATGGCAGAGACGTCCACAACTCCAGCCAAAGCCAAAAAGGCAGCAAAGCCCAAGAAGCCTGCAGCTCATCCTAAATACTCCGAGATGATTAAAGCAGCTATTGTTAACGACGGTACTCGCGGTGGTGCGTCCAGACAGGCCATATTGAAGTACGTGAAGAAGAACTACAAGGTGGGCAACAACGCAGACGTGCAGATTAAACTGGCCCTGAGGAGGTTGGTGGGAAACGGGATCCTGCGACACACCAGAGGCATGGGCGCATCCGGATCCTTCAAGCTCATCGTGGATGACTCCAAGAAGTCCGTCAGCACCAAAGCGCCGGCACCTGCTGCCAAACCAAGGAAGGCGGTGAAACCCAAAGCCAAGAAGGCAGCTAAGCCCAAGAAGGTGATCAAGACGCCGGAGAAACCCAAGAAGGTGACGCCGGTGAAGAAAGTGAAAAAGGTGGTGAAAAAAGCGTCTCCAGTGAAACCGAAAAAGACACCGGCGAAAAAGACACCGGCGAAGAAAGCGAGCAAGCCAAAACCAGCAAAGAAGGCACTTAAACCCAAGGCAAAGGCGGCCAAAAAGACGAGCAAAGCAGGCAAAAAGAAGTAA